TTCTTCATTGTCGCTTGGCCTCCGATTTATTGAATCGGTTTTTGCGGCTTCGCCTGATCGAGCAGCATCTCCAGCTGCGGACGGTCAAATTCATAAGTCTCGTTGCAGAAATGGCACACGATTTCAGCTCTTCCGTCTTCTTGAATTAACTGCTTCAACTCTTGCTCCCCCATACTTATGAGCGTACGCTCCACCCGTTCGCGCGAGCATTTGCAAGCAAACACGATATCCAGCGTATCAAGCAGCTGTAAATCGTCGCCGACTACCCAGCGAAGCAGTCCTTCAGGTGTTTCCCCTTGATCGAGCAGCGCCGAGATAGGAGGCAGTATTGTGATCGCCTGTTCGAGGCGGGTAATCTCTTCTTCGCTTACTCCCGGCAGCAGTTGAACGATAAACCCGCCGGCAGTCATTACTTTTCCATATTCATCCACGAGGACACTCAATCCGACAACGGATGGGGTTTGCTCCGACGTGGCAAAATAATACGTAAAATCCTCTGCCAACTCACCCGATACGATGGGAGTACTCCCGCGGTAAGGTTCTTTCAACCCGAGATCCTTAATGATGTGGATATGGCCGTTCCGGCCAACCGCACCCGCTACGTCAAGCTTTCCCAAAGCATTGCTTGGAAGCTGAACCTCGGGATTATCCGCATAACCGCGCACCTCTCCATGCGCATTCGCGTCGACGACTATTTGCCCTACCGGACCGTCGCCTTTCACCTGGATCGTCAGCTTCTCCTCGCCTTTAAGCATGGCGCCCATCATAGCTCCCGCCGTTGCCGTTCTGCCCAGTGCAGCGGTGGCTGTGGGAAGCGTGCCATGGCGCCTGCGAAGCTCTTCAATAAGATCAGTCGTGCGTACTCCGAAGACGCGCAGCTTCCCGCCCCACGCTGTGCCTCGAATTAAATAATCATTCGTTTTATCATGCTGCAACTTTATTTCCCTCCCAAGAGCTTTTAGCGATACTTCGTTGAGTCGCTTCATTGCGAGCTAAAAGCTTACTTCGTAAGCATAGACTGAGCTTTTAGCGATACTTCGTTGAGTCGCTTCATTGCGAGCTAAAAGCTTACTTCGTAAGCATAGACTGAGCTTTTAGCGATACTTCGTTGAGTCGCTTCATTGCGAGCTAAAAGCTTACTTCGTAAGCTGAGCTTTTAGCGATACTTCGTTGAGTCGCTTCATTGCGAGCTAAAAGCTTACTTCGT
This is a stretch of genomic DNA from Paenibacillus sp. sptzw28. It encodes these proteins:
- the hslO gene encoding Hsp33 family molecular chaperone HslO translates to MQHDKTNDYLIRGTAWGGKLRVFGVRTTDLIEELRRRHGTLPTATAALGRTATAGAMMGAMLKGEEKLTIQVKGDGPVGQIVVDANAHGEVRGYADNPEVQLPSNALGKLDVAGAVGRNGHIHIIKDLGLKEPYRGSTPIVSGELAEDFTYYFATSEQTPSVVGLSVLVDEYGKVMTAGGFIVQLLPGVSEEEITRLEQAITILPPISALLDQGETPEGLLRWVVGDDLQLLDTLDIVFACKCSRERVERTLISMGEQELKQLIQEDGRAEIVCHFCNETYEFDRPQLEMLLDQAKPQKPIQ